One Bacillota bacterium genomic window carries:
- a CDS encoding PEP-CTERM sorting domain-containing protein (PEP-CTERM proteins occur, often in large numbers, in the proteomes of bacteria that also encode an exosortase, a predicted intramembrane cysteine proteinase. The presence of a PEP-CTERM domain at a protein's C-terminus predicts cleavage within the sorting domain, followed by covalent anchoring to some some component of the (usually Gram-negative) cell surface. Many PEP-CTERM proteins exhibit an unusual sequence composition that includes large numbers of potential glycosylation sites. Expression of one such protein has been shown restore the ability of a bacterium to form floc, a type of biofilm.), with protein DYVSNQVLAGIGGGGNLGEPRLVNFSNIPGDQYFLVPVPEPSSLSILLLGLGAWAFRKRRG; from the coding sequence ACGACTATGTGTCCAATCAGGTGCTGGCGGGCATCGGTGGTGGAGGCAATCTGGGTGAGCCGCGTCTGGTGAACTTTAGCAACATACCGGGCGACCAGTACTTCCTGGTGCCCGTGCCTGAACCGTCCAGTCTGAGCATCTTGCTGCTGGGGCTTGGCGCGTGGGCATTCAGGAAGCGAAGAGGATAA